Proteins encoded together in one Lachnospiraceae bacterium JLR.KK008 window:
- a CDS encoding DUF1266 domain-containing protein yields the protein MNALLGILGIFVVILICLAFMVGAICSIEIWRKRMEVMVGKDAPQARKTLTPTQKFILAASSPVIGNNYKCVIDIWDTHLSDEEVDKVIQLFEWGWGEFTYENAKSMADDCLSRGHNTKYIEYCSAGGAPDSLPSQYTDLQLQLLQEMKQRYPKQGMLAWDLVRTLSLVGGACMGGIMTYEEAVTIAFHVCKRLQENFSSWDDMVGSYTLGYQFWRGERATDRLNYYKKLKKTWIYKIPWNTELRENELGIF from the coding sequence ATGAATGCGTTACTGGGAATTTTAGGTATCTTTGTTGTGATCCTGATCTGTCTGGCTTTTATGGTCGGTGCGATATGCAGCATAGAGATCTGGAGAAAGCGGATGGAGGTCATGGTGGGAAAGGATGCACCGCAGGCAAGAAAAACACTGACACCTACCCAAAAATTCATCCTGGCGGCAAGTTCGCCGGTGATTGGCAATAATTACAAATGTGTGATTGACATCTGGGATACGCATTTGTCGGATGAGGAAGTGGACAAAGTCATTCAGCTGTTTGAATGGGGCTGGGGCGAATTTACTTATGAAAATGCCAAAAGCATGGCGGATGACTGTCTAAGCCGTGGACATAACACCAAATATATTGAGTATTGTAGCGCAGGAGGAGCGCCGGACTCGCTGCCTTCTCAGTATACAGATCTGCAGCTTCAGCTTTTACAGGAGATGAAACAGCGGTATCCCAAACAGGGAATGCTTGCGTGGGATCTTGTGAGAACGCTTTCCCTCGTGGGCGGGGCCTGTATGGGAGGTATCATGACATATGAGGAAGCAGTGACGATCGCTTTTCATGTCTGCAAACGTCTGCAGGAAAACTTCTCGTCATGGGATGACATGGTTGGCAGTTATACGCTGGGCTATCAGTTCTGGCGGGGTGAGCGGGCAACGGACAGGCTGAACTATTATAAAAAACTGAAAAAGACATGGATATACAAAATACCATGGAATACCGAGCTGCGGGAAAACGAGTTGGGGATTTTTTGA
- a CDS encoding radical SAM protein, which translates to MHYTGTIWRPPYEAASLLLEVTAGCTHHNCKFCTLYNDLPFRFRMSPLEEIESDLQEVGKVVQGRRHHGINRVFLTGANPFVLSSDKLAAIAKLIHKYLPSVTSIGCFARITDVTPKSDQELAELHDIGYDGLTIGMETGDDEALRFMNKGYTASDISEQCHRLENAGIQYSFFYLVSISGAGRGETGAKLTAELCNQLHPTLIGANMLTIYADSELYAEIQRGNWQEEGELEKYKEVRTLIENLRIPTIFAAMGASNAYQFHGKLPKDRKKLLSFLDRIIEGVSEQELRRYRETVHHL; encoded by the coding sequence ATGCACTATACGGGAACGATCTGGAGGCCGCCATATGAAGCAGCATCACTACTACTGGAAGTAACGGCGGGCTGTACTCATCATAACTGTAAATTCTGTACGTTATACAATGATTTGCCGTTTCGGTTCAGAATGTCCCCACTTGAGGAGATCGAGAGCGATCTGCAGGAAGTGGGAAAGGTGGTCCAAGGCCGCAGACATCATGGAATCAACCGGGTATTTCTGACAGGAGCCAATCCATTTGTCCTGTCGTCTGATAAACTGGCGGCAATCGCAAAGCTGATCCACAAATATCTTCCGTCGGTGACATCTATTGGCTGTTTTGCAAGAATTACAGATGTAACACCAAAAAGCGATCAGGAACTTGCAGAGCTTCACGATATAGGTTATGACGGTCTGACAATAGGGATGGAGACAGGTGACGATGAAGCGCTGCGGTTTATGAACAAAGGCTATACTGCGTCGGACATCTCTGAACAATGTCATCGACTGGAAAACGCGGGCATTCAATACAGCTTTTTCTACCTAGTCAGCATTTCCGGGGCAGGACGTGGAGAGACCGGAGCAAAACTGACTGCGGAATTATGCAATCAACTGCATCCCACACTCATCGGAGCAAATATGCTGACGATCTATGCAGATTCTGAACTCTATGCTGAGATACAGCGGGGAAACTGGCAGGAGGAAGGTGAACTTGAAAAGTACAAAGAGGTACGGACTCTCATTGAAAATTTACGAATACCGACGATATTTGCGGCAATGGGAGCCTCTAATGCGTATCAGTTCCACGGAAAGCTGCCGAAAGACAGGAAAAAGCTATTATCCTTTCTCGATCGGATTATAGAAGGAGTCAGTGAGCAGGAACTGCGGCGTTACCGGGAGACTGTCCATCACCTGTGA
- a CDS encoding helix-turn-helix domain-containing protein yields MKKSPLAVERCKTISTIQKMLSGKWKIEILYYITFRDLHRFGELRRQIGEITESSLTKQLRELEADGFISRHDYREVPPHVEYNLTDLGKSFIPVFEHMKQWGDENL; encoded by the coding sequence ATGAAGAAAAGTCCATTGGCAGTCGAACGCTGTAAAACGATTTCCACTATACAGAAAATGTTAAGCGGTAAGTGGAAGATCGAGATTCTTTATTATATTACATTCCGCGATCTTCATCGTTTCGGCGAACTACGCAGACAGATCGGAGAGATTACCGAATCAAGCCTGACAAAGCAGCTTCGCGAACTGGAAGCAGACGGCTTTATTTCCCGTCACGACTACAGGGAGGTGCCTCCTCATGTAGAATATAATCTGACTGATTTGGGAAAAAGTTTCATTCCCGTTTTTGAACACATGAAGCAATGGGGAGATGAGAATCTATAA
- a CDS encoding GHKL domain-containing protein yields MEVWTDFFHRYLTGGIQMLTGFHFFMKCLHTKRKAVSQLLLILPGILILTVVPAGGIAEFAAYVLLLIAGGMLTGRNRPAVILYALTTVEIMQFSNGIFNSISDIICPPLFSSAREAVSVVTVVLGVLALLMSAFCYHIIERYCMPEKATANWYLLIILVPSLLIFLTGLYFDFVVYGNAGMTDSAAYTGNPQHYQVLLLQLLGILSLFCIIYVYKKLAESFHIRTKLSLLEQEGCYLQQYVEEARTRYENTRSLRHDIQNHILVIKELLEDARPEAALDYIRDLQGLTENASFRYSTNNPVVDVLIGNKLGIARDKGIEALCSLCLPHPCPVSDIDFCIILSNALDNAIQGCQDMREGMKKYIHVSGNIQGDFILLEVENSFQGKTSVQWGRGLLNIKAVAEKYDGAVDVRIQDSVFVLSVLLVVSQPWESSPQHNGSESV; encoded by the coding sequence ATGGAAGTCTGGACGGATTTTTTCCACAGGTACTTGACAGGCGGTATACAGATGCTCACAGGCTTTCATTTTTTTATGAAATGCCTGCATACGAAAAGGAAAGCGGTGTCTCAGTTATTACTGATTCTGCCCGGAATTTTGATTCTGACAGTGGTTCCTGCGGGCGGTATCGCTGAATTTGCCGCATATGTACTGCTGCTAATAGCGGGAGGAATGCTGACTGGCAGAAATCGGCCGGCTGTTATTTTGTATGCGCTGACGACAGTCGAGATCATGCAATTTAGCAATGGCATTTTTAATTCAATATCGGATATTATATGTCCGCCGCTGTTTTCCTCGGCGAGGGAGGCTGTCAGCGTTGTCACTGTCGTATTGGGTGTCCTGGCACTGCTGATGTCAGCGTTTTGCTATCACATCATAGAGCGATACTGTATGCCGGAGAAAGCGACGGCAAACTGGTATTTACTAATCATACTGGTTCCGTCACTGCTCATATTTCTGACAGGCCTGTATTTTGATTTTGTAGTCTATGGGAACGCAGGCATGACAGACAGCGCTGCATATACAGGAAATCCGCAGCATTACCAGGTACTTTTATTACAGCTTTTGGGAATCCTCAGTCTGTTTTGTATCATCTATGTCTATAAGAAGCTGGCAGAAAGTTTTCATATTCGCACTAAGTTGTCTCTTCTGGAGCAGGAGGGGTGTTACCTGCAACAGTATGTGGAGGAAGCGAGAACGCGATACGAAAATACCAGATCGCTACGGCACGATATACAAAATCACATATTGGTCATAAAGGAACTTTTAGAGGATGCCAGGCCGGAGGCAGCGCTTGATTACATCCGCGACCTGCAGGGGTTGACGGAGAACGCCTCTTTTCGCTATAGTACGAACAATCCGGTTGTTGACGTGCTTATCGGGAATAAGCTGGGGATCGCCCGGGATAAAGGCATTGAGGCGTTGTGCAGTCTTTGTCTGCCTCACCCCTGTCCGGTCAGTGATATTGACTTTTGCATCATATTGTCAAATGCGTTGGATAATGCGATTCAGGGGTGCCAGGATATGCGGGAAGGCATGAAAAAGTATATTCATGTGTCGGGAAACATCCAGGGGGATTTTATATTGCTGGAAGTTGAGAACAGTTTTCAGGGAAAGACTTCCGTTCAGTGGGGAAGAGGACTGTTGAATATTAAGGCAGTTGCAGAAAAGTATGATGGCGCCGTGGATGTGAGGATACAGGATTCTGTCTTTGTATTAAGCGTATTACTTGTCGTTTCACAGCCTTGGGAGAGCAGTCCACAGCATAACGGTTCAGAGAGTGTCTGA
- a CDS encoding LytTR family DNA-binding domain-containing protein — protein sequence MINIAICDDEQQMSDHIRRMALDFFQSKNRQAVVCQFSCGEELLKYDGKIDILFLDIQMKGINGMETARRLRQHNFHGFLIFITVLKEMVFRSFEVQAYDYLVKPLREKQFVKTMERLFCSFGDDCDKSLLIRKRNETILLPFQEIIFCEVIDRKIYVHTVSAEVFDYYERIDRLEVVVDDRFFRCHRSYLINLQYLKSYKNGMAYMEGGREIPVSRQRGREFSGVILRYMKKWR from the coding sequence ATGATTAATATTGCAATCTGTGACGATGAACAGCAGATGTCAGATCACATCAGAAGAATGGCACTTGATTTTTTCCAAAGTAAAAACAGGCAGGCGGTGGTCTGCCAATTTTCGTGTGGGGAAGAGCTGCTAAAGTATGACGGAAAGATCGATATTTTATTTCTGGATATTCAGATGAAAGGGATCAATGGAATGGAAACGGCCAGGCGACTGCGGCAGCATAATTTTCACGGATTTCTGATCTTTATCACGGTCCTGAAGGAGATGGTGTTTCGTTCTTTTGAAGTTCAGGCGTACGATTACCTGGTGAAGCCGCTGCGGGAAAAACAATTTGTGAAAACAATGGAACGGCTGTTTTGTTCATTCGGCGATGACTGTGACAAGAGTCTGCTGATTCGTAAAAGAAATGAGACGATTCTGCTCCCTTTTCAGGAGATCATTTTCTGTGAAGTCATCGACAGAAAAATATATGTGCATACAGTGTCAGCGGAGGTTTTTGACTATTATGAGAGAATCGATCGTCTGGAAGTAGTGGTGGATGACAGATTTTTCCGGTGTCACAGAAGTTATCTGATCAATCTGCAATATTTAAAAAGTTATAAAAACGGAATGGCTTATATGGAAGGCGGCAGAGAGATACCGGTGTCACGGCAGCGAGGCAGAGAATTTTCCGGCGTCATTCTGCGATATATGAAAAAATGGAGATGA